The uncultured Cohaesibacter sp. genomic sequence AACCAGAAACAGAGCAATCGCGGACGAAGCTGACATTCGTCGATGAAAATGAGCAGCAAGCCCGCTTCTCCATTCCTGGCATTCGATAGAAGTGCAGCATTTTCAGTAATCTGATGACGGATGGGCGGACAAACCGACGGATGCCGCAGCGAGTTCAAGCAGCAGCTATGCGCCGCTATCCCGGGCGCTCGCCGTCGACACAACCCATCGTTTCAACACCACAACTGCTCTTTCGTCGATCAGTGCTCATCACACAAATCTCCACGCTATCGCATCCGGGACTGCATCACTGATCAGCCCATCCGGGTCTTGTCCTTTATGTCGGAGACCCATTGACTGAACACGTCTCACACATTAATACTAACGCTGTTAGTATTTAGGAGTCTCATCATGCCAATCGCCTCCATCCTCTCGCATACCCCGATCTGGGTCTGGATTCTGCTCGCCTATCTGCTGCTGCGCGGGATCAAAGCATTGCAGCCGCGCGAGACTCGGCCATCCCGAGTGCTTGTCTTGCCGGTGATCTTTTTCGTTTGGGCGCTTTTTGGAATATTCGGCGAACTGACCGACTGGCCGACCGCGTTGATCGCCTTTGCCGTCGGGCTCGCGATTGGATTTGCTGGCGGATGGGCCAATGCAACACGGCTTCCGGTCGCGACCTTGGATCGGGCGACGGGGCTGATGTGGCGGCCCGGATCGGCCACGACGCTGGTGCTGGTAATCGTGGCGTTCGTCGCAAAATATGTCCTCAGCGTGCTGCTTGCCGTGCAGCCGCACCTCGGCGCAGAAGTGATGTTTGCTGCACTCTTCGGTGGAGTGTCGGGACTCGCCGACGGCGCGTTCTGGGGCGGAACCGCGCTGCACTTCCGCAGGGCGTTTGCCTCTCGGGCCGCAGTAGACTGACCCTATGGCCAAGCGTCCTTACCACCACGGAAACCTACGCGCCGCCCTGCTCGCCGCCGGGCGGCAGGCTCTGGAAGCGAACGGTCCCGCTTCGCTCAGTCTGCGCGGTTTGGCGCGTGCCGCAGGCGTCGCGGCGCCTTCTGTCTACAACCATTTTGCCAGTCTCGAAGCACTAACTTTGGCGCTTGCTGAAGAAGGGTTCTCCGAAATTGGGGCTGCACTGAGTGAGGCGGGCCAAGATCCAATGTCTGTCGGCCTCGCCTATCTTGGGTTCGCGCGCCGTAACCCGGGGCTCTACCGGCTGATGTTCGGTGAAGGTCGCCGCAACGATAGCCCCGAAGGCGCAATCCTTCGCGCACGTCGTCAAGCCGCCTTTGCTCCACTGATGGTGCTGGTCGGCAGGCACGAAACGGCGCTCCATCACTGGGCGCTGGTCCATGGTCTTGCCTCCCTCGTGATCGACGGCCACATCCCACTCGGCCCGGACCCAGAAGCCCGCCTACGTGAAATCCTCGCGGGAGGTTAACCTGGAAGCGTGCGGCTGCGCCGATCTCTTGGTTCACCATCGCGGAAACCGGACCGTTGCGAAAGCGCGTGCATCGGCAAAGCTTGGTACGACGACAACATTGGGGGGATTGGCGCTATAGTATCAAGGTCAATCCTGATATAATTATCTTTCCGTTAAGTGGACTTTCAAGCAACGCGCGGTATCCGCAACTTCGGGCTCCAAGCGGTTGATTGCGAAGCAAACAAAATGCCATTTTGCTGCGGCTGCACCTAAAGCAGCTTTCGTAGATGAGGCTACGGTGCTATTTTTCGCTCAATACCGCTATTGCGTTGCCGATGATTGTCCGTCGTCGAATGATTTGGGACTGATGTCGATGATTTTGACTGTAGGATTCAGCTCATCAGGTTTTTCAATTTAAGCGGCTTGTGATTGATGTAGCAAGCGGCGGCGTTTGATTGTCTTGTGTTTGATCCTTTCCCTTTGGTCCAGAATTGCCTGTCCTCTTCCGAAGTAGGCGTCGGCTGGTGTGAGATTTCCAAGGCTCTCATGGTATCGGCAATTGTTATAGTGGTCGATGAATGCCGCGATCTCATTTTCCAGATCGCTGGGGAAGAAGTAGTTCTCCAGCAGGATCCGGTTCTTGAGTGTCTGATGCCAACGTTCGATTTTACCCTGTGTTTGCGGATGACCAGGCGCACCATGTATCTGTTTCATTGACCGGTCTTCCAGCCAATTTCCCAGATCCTCAGCGATGTAACATGGGCCATTGTCCGACAATAGGCGCGGTTTATGTTCGACCTTCACGCTATCACAGCCAGAAGTCTCAAGGGCCAGATTGAGGGTGTCAGTAACATCATGGACCTTCATGGTGGTGCACAACTTCCAAGCCACGACATAGCGCGAGAAGTCATCGAGAATGGTGGACAAGTAAAGCCACCCCCAGCCGATAACCTTGAGATAAGTGAAGTCGGTTTGCCACATCTCGTTGGGACGGGTTGTCTTGTCCCGGAATTCATTATCAGCTTTCATGACGATAAATGCCGGAGACGTGATCAGGTCATGAGCTTTCAGAAGGCGATAGACCGAAGCCTCTGAGACAAAATAACTTTCCTTGTCTGTGAAGGTCACCGCCAGCTCCCGAGGAGACAATTCGGTTTCCTCCAGAGCCAGCTCGACGATCTTGTCACGAACATCATCCTCAATCCGGTTCCAGACCCGTGAAGGTGCAGAACTGCGATCTTCCAGCCCTTCAACGCCATCGATCAGGAAACGGTCGTACCAACGATAAAATGTTGATTTAAGAATGCCCAACATCTTCAATGCCCGTGTTACCGGCAGATGAGATTCCTCGACAAGGCGAATGTGTCTCCAAACCATCGCTGACAAGAAATACCAGCGTTGGGGCCCAATGACATCACGCGTACCGGAGGAGTAGCCGGCCCTCTCAATCAAACCTTAAGGAGGTCACGCCGCTCCATTGGTCTTGATCAGGATTACTGCATAGACACAGGGCAGGTCTGTTGCATTTTCAAAGATACAATCAGATGGAGGTCCCAGTTCCAGACAGTCACCGGTATGGAGAGAGTGGGTCTCGTTCCCCTCCTTGAACATCAGTTCACCCTGCATTACCCAGATCAGCTGCTTCAAAAAGGCATAGGCCGAAGAGGGCATGTGAATTTTGGCTCCTGCTGGCAGGGTAACCTCTATGACATCCATCGGCAGTTCGGAGACGGGGGAGACCTGACGTCTTACGTAACCGGTCTCGGGATCAACCCACACCTGCTGATCTTCAAAGCGCGACAACCGGCCCTTCTGCATTTCCGCTCGTGCGATTAGCGTTGACATACTCAAGCGAAATGCCCCGGAGAGTTTCCCCAGCAATGCTGCGGTTGGGCTGCTTTCCCCGCGTTCGATTTTGTGGAGCATGGCACGTGACACACCGGAGTAATTTGCAAGGTCGGAATAGGTCCAGCCGCGGCTTTCTCGCTCGATTCTTATTCTCTCGCCAAGGCGTTTATCTAGGTTGTTCGTCATTTTCATGGTGAAACTATAGTGGACATGTTCACTGAGTGCAATGTGGAGCACGTTGGCTTGGATATTCTCTTCCCGGGCAGGCTCAGTGCCATCAAGAAAGTTAGCTATTTCGGTTGACGTAATAATTTTGAACAGATTATATTGAATTATCAAAATTAAATCGTAACTATAGTAACGAATCATGGAGAATACAATGATCATACGAGATGCAGAAATCGGCGATGCAGAAAATATCAACCGGATCCACAACGAAGCTGTCGCGAATTCGACGGCTATCTGGACTAACTTCTCGACCAGCGTCACGGAGCGACGTAACTTTATTGAAAGCCAACAAGCCGAGAACTTGCCCCTGATTGTGGCAATCAACGACGATGGAAGCCTGCTGGGCTATGCGTCATTTGGCAAGTGGAAGCAGAAAGAAGGATACAGATTCACGGTCGAAAACTCGATATATATCGACACCATGTTTCGTGGTCGTGGCATTGGGACAAAGCTGCTCGAAGCTTTGGTTGAAAGAGCAAGGCAATCGAATGTTCACGCTATGATTGCGGCGATTGAGGCCAGCAATGCGAGTTCCATTAGGCTTCATCAGAAACTGGGTTTTAACAGGGTGGGCTTGCTGCCTCAGGTCGGTACGAAATTCGGGAAATGGCTTGATCTTGCCTATCTGCAATTGACCCTTGATGAGCGGGAAGAAGCCTAAATGGATTTGTTGTAAAAACTTATTGAGCCGGTATTGCCATGCTGCGTCTCTCTGGGATGTTAAAATGCTGCAATTCGCACGAATGGTAGGGATCTGGAAGCAGCACCGCGGTATTTAAAATCTGGCGACAGCCGCATTGGGTCGGATTGCCGGCCGCCTTGTTTTGGGGGTTGCGAACGATCCTTCAATTTCGAGGTCTCCAACGGGCTCGAACCAGCCTAACGCGGTGCATCATCATGCGAAAACGCTCTTCAGGGGCCGGGATTAGAAATCGCGGCCGATTCCGTTGAAAAAGTCGATGGTCATTACTTCACGTCAGATTTTGTGGAACTTTATTCCCGTGTTCTTGAAAATCTGGATTTCAATCCGCTTCAGAGTGATTGTGAGAAATCGAATTCTAGGATCTCGGCAAGAAATTTGAGTGCGGCCCTTTTTCAACATGGCGTAATTCCTAGTTCGTGCAAGTCGGACAGCCAAGTGCAGCCTGCTAAAATGCAATTTGGCAATCGAACAGGAGGGAACCGATGACGACCTATGTTGGACTGGATGTATCCTTGAAAGAAACATCTATCTGTATCGTTGACGAGAATGGCATGCGGATCAAGGAAGGCATTGTCCCCTCTGATCCTGACGAGATCGCCGGATATCTGGACAAGCATGCACCATCGGTTCACCGCGTCGGTTTGGAATCTGGCCCAACGTCCAGTTGGCTTTGGCGTGAACTGAAGGCAAGGCATCTGCCGGTGATCTGCATTGATGCTCGCCATGCCAGTGCTGCTCTGTCGATGCAGATCAACAAATCGGACCGCAATGACGCCTTGGGTCTCGCCCGTATCATGCAGACTGGCTGGTTTCGCCAGGTTCAGATCAAAAGCGAAGAAAGCCACCGCATTCGTTCCCTCTTGAATGCACGCAGTCTTCTGGTTCAGATGCGCCGAGATATCGAGAACCAGATACGCGGTCTGTTCAAGTCCTTTGGCCTCGTGATTGGGCGAGCCAATGGTGGTGTCTTTTTGAAACGGGCACAAGATGTCGTCCGACAGGCTCCGGAACTTGCCGATATTGTATCACCGTTGCTAACCGCTCGCGAAGACATTGATCAGCAGCGCCTGTGCCTGGAAAACAAGATCAAACGCCTTGCTCGCTCCAATGAGCAATCCCGGGCTTTCATGACTGTACCCGGCGTTGGCCCCATGACCGCGCTTGCCTATCTGTCATGCATTGATGATCCAACCCGCTTTACACGATCCCGGACGGTTGGTGCCTATATCGGCCTGACACCAAGGCGGTATGCATCCGGAGAAATGGATTGGTCCGGTCGCATATCCAAATGTGGGGATGCAATGCTGCGCAGCTATTTGTTCGAGGCGGCCAATGTTGTGCTGACCCGCACTAAACACACCTGTTCGCTAAAGGAATGGGGCATGGAAATTGCTGGCCGATCTGGTGGAAAAAAGGCCAGGGTCGCAATAGCTAGAAAATTGGCCACCATTCTTCACCGAATGTGGCGTGATGGAACATCTTTTAAATGGGAAACCGCTTGATTGGGAATTACTGAGGCAATACGAGATCGCCCGGATATAGGGTGAAGAATGTCCCTGCCGGGACGAATGGCGGTGATGAGATCGACCAATTCCGTGCGAAGAGAAAGTAATCTTAAACGCGGTTTCAACATTGATCTATCAACGCTCTCTTGCGCCACAATGCAGAGGCAATACACCTACTGCGAAGAGAACGATGGAACCGGCAGGAACAAAATACAACTCAGAGCATCTTGCGGAATTAGAGAACGGAATCGGCCCAAAGCTGTCGTTGGCTGCGGAAATATGCCTCAATGCAGCTCCCCTATTCCTGCCATTCGCAACTAAGCGACAGTGCCGGTCGTTGCTAATTACTCGAAGCTGTGTCAAAGCTCTCCAAAACCATCTTCAACCTTGGAAAATCTTATGTCCTGTATCATCGCCTTTCATGGATCTGGTCAGACTGAAGCATCACTGGATCCATTTGTTGATGCTATTGCTCCTGGCTGTGATAGATTTTTGCCGAGAGGTGGGCTGGTCGAGAAAGACGGCTTCACTTTTTTTAGACGGGATGATGACCTTCGGATTGATCCTGAGAGTTTGCTGGAACAGGCAAGATTGTGGCTCGTTAAGCAACACCTCAGCGAGATGATGCTTGTTGGCTATTCCAGCGGTGCCATCTTTTCTGAAGCACTGCTGTCTTTTGAACCTGATCGATTTTCTGGTGCAATCCTATTGCGCCCAGAACCGATAGCAACAGATTTTCGATTTCCAGACATGGGCCGCAAGCCAATCCTTATCTTGTCCGGACAGAGAGACGAAAGGCGAACGGTCGAGGCGGCCATAATCCTTAAAGATCAACTCGCAAATGCCAATGCCCAAGTAACCTTGCATAATCTCAATGCAGGTCATGGTTGGGCGGACGATGCCGAAGACATACGCTTATCCCGTCAATGGTTGTTGGATACTGGAATATTGGCTTAAGCAAGGGACTTTCAGTCGCGGCCCAATGGAGACCTTCGGTACTTGAATTCGAAAATCTGAAAGCCGCCATTGGTTCAGTTCGCAACAATTCCATCGCTTGCGAGACTGCAAGCGCACAAAACAGTCATCTGATTTGTCAAATGATTGCTTCGGGCTGCTTGGGGGAGCAAGCCGCGCGTTTGAAGCAAAGTTTTTGTCTACTTTGGATCATCTAGCCCGTTTGTAAGCGAGATCCAAAGAACCAGTTGAGGCCCCGGTGAGTGGCGAGAGAGGTGCCCTTTGCCATGCGTATCTTCTACAAGAGCAAACTCACCGGCTTCTACTTTTCGAACATCTCCATCGCTCGTTTCATATTCTACAGAACCATTTAGTCTTACGGTTAGCTCTCGACCGGGTACCGTGTGCCAATCAACCTGATTCATTCCAGCAGGAATGCTAGTGAAGCGGACTCTATTGGCGGGATAGCTCGCAGAGACCTCAAACGGGGTCGCGGCATGATGAACCCGAACTTGGCTCGTCGGAATTTCTATCTCATCAAAATGGCTCTCTCCATCTGGAGTGGCATAAATCCGTAAGCATTTCACTGTGGCGTCTCCATTGGCTTGGTTAATACCGATTGCTGATACGCGGCAACCCTATATCACTATTCAAAAATTTGTCCCTTTCCCCGTTCTTCAACTGCCCTAACCGGTCATTCAGTTATCGAGATCTGCTGCAAATCCGCTTCCCCATTGCAGCCATTCGAATGAGGTGCAGCATTTTCAGCAAACAGATGACGGATGGGCGGACTAAGGAGACGTTGCAAAACGTACCTTTTCTGATCAAATACCAAGTGTCGAAAAGTTAGGATAAAGATATGGTTTTCTTTTGTGGTGTGACAAGTGATCAACGGTTGGGTGACCGGCCGGGGCTACGTGCAAAGTTCTATGGCGAGCCCTGGGAGGCTCCATATGAACAACACGCGACGCCTTTGTGGTCAGAAAAAATCATCTCAAGGATGGATCGCTGTATCAGGGGAGAAGTCTTGCCACGACAGGACTTTCCAGAAGCCTTTGCCGTTTATGACGAAACCAGATTCAAGAAAATGAAATCTCTTTTTTGGGTCGCGGGCTTCCTAGCCGTGAAACAGGATTTGGCTGATATTTTCTCTCGATTCGATATGGGGCAGGGTGGACTAGTACCATTCCCGATCTACCAAGCCGATGAAACAACACTCTACCCAGGCAGCTACTATTTTCTGCATTTTGGCAACCAAAAAGATACGTTCGTGGCCGAGCAAAGCCAAAAGGTCTTCCCGTCCTATTTTGATAAGGAACGGAACCTTCAACCTTGGAAGGTTTATCCGGAAGCGGATGGTGATGTCGTCGTAACGGTGAGGGCTGAGGAAGGACCAAACATTTGGATAGAGCCCACTGTGCCTGGCAAGCTGTTCATGAGCGATGGCTTGGCGATGGCCTTATGGGAAGCAAAGATTAAACCAAAAATTGATTGGCAGCTTACGAAATGCCGGATCGTGGATGAATAGGGGATGAGCCGATGTCTTGGTCAAATTTTTGCATCATCTCAGCTCTAGCTGCAGGCACTATTTTGATTGGTCAAGAACTCCAAAAATATTGCTGCCGCTAAGCACCTAATGCGTGTCCTCGCCATGGTTTCAACGTCTACCTTGGGCTCGAAGCAATCTAGTGCAGCGCATCATCATCTGAATTCGCTCATCCAGATTGGTGATTTGCAATGGCGGCCCAAAGGCGACATACTGCAACAGATAAACCCTGTGCGTTCCCTCCCCATTGCTGTCATTCGCGCAAAGCGCAGCATTTCCTGTAGCCCTGTGACCGTTAGATAGCCAGAACGAGCTCTCGAGACACTCGCTAAGCCTCTATCGATCTGGTGAGTTGATTGGATTGAAGGGGGAATGTGGGGCAAAGATAACACAACGCTATTTACTTGGTGGGATAGACAGTTCGAAGGGCTGCATGCTTGTATCGTTCCCCACCAATCCGCTCATTCTCTTGATACATCTATTTGAATGCCAACGGATTTGGACATATGTTTCTATGAGAGAAATTGGAGGGGAGCTCTCATGCGTATTTTATTTACTGGCGGTTCTGGCAAGGCCGGGCGTCATGCCATCGCTTATCTCGTCAAAAAGGGCCATCGCGTGCTCAATGTAGACCGTGTTCCACTGGAACTTCCCGGCGTCGAGAACCGTTTGGCTGATGTCACTAATGCAGGGCAAATGTTCGATGTCATGGCGAGTTATGCCGGATTTGACGAACTGGAGCCGGGCGAAGGGGTGCCGAAGTTCGATGCTGTTGTACACTTCGCAGCGATACCGCGCCTGCTACTGACCTCGGACAATGAATGCTATCGGGTCAATACGATTGGCACATATAATGTCATCGACGCGGCAGTAAAATTCGGTGTGCGCAAGATCATCTTTGCATCCTCCGAGACGACCTATGGCATCTGTTTTGCCGACGGGGAGCGCAAACCGGACTATCTGCCGATTGATGAAGAGCATCCTGTCATTCCCGAAGACAGCTATGCCATGTCGAAGGTTGCCAATGAAGTGACGGCTCGGTCGTTTCAGCGGCGCAGCGGTTTCGATATTTATGGGCTGCGCATCAACAATGTGATCGAGCCCCACGAATATGAGCAGGATTTCCCAGCTTATCTGGCCGACGCTTCGCTGCGGCGGCGCAATATTTTTGCCTATATAGATGCGCGGGATCTGGGTCAGATGGTTGACCGCTGCCTTAAAACTGACGGGCTCGGCTTCGAGATCTTCAACGTATCAAATGACGATCATTCGGTTGCTGCAAGCACATCTGAACTGATCGAAACATATTATCAGGGCGTGCCTTGTGGAGAGATGGGCCCCACGGAGACCTTCTATTCCAACGAAAAGGCCAAGAGATTGCTTGGCTTCCGGCCCGAATATAGTTGGCGCATGTATCTGGGAGGCTAGGCAGCAAGGGAGGCTGCCTACAGCCCCTTGAAATCCGTCTTGGTCAACTGCGATATCAAGAGACCTTCAGAGCCACTGCTGGGATTGGGCTCGTCATCAAGAAAATGGCTACAATCCGCTCGATGAAAGGATGCCGAAGGGTTTATCTTTGAGGAATTTCCTCGGCAAGAGCCGATAGAGCATCTGCATCAAGACGGTAGAATACCTTGCTCTCATCTGCCTTTGCCCCGATGCCATCGTAGAATGCTCGAGCCTTCGCATTTTCATAGGTTGTAACCAAATCTATGCGCGGGAACCCCCTTGAGCAAGCAGAACGTGCCAAGGCATTCATGAGTGCGTGCCCTACTCCGCTTCGCCGTGAAGCAGATACAACAAAAAGCTCCTTAAGATAAAGCCCTTTGGCTATGCCGGGGCCTGGGTAGATAGCCACAAGGGCGAGCCCTAAAACTTCATCATTCTCATTTTCGGCTATCCAAGCTTCAAAGGAAGCTGGCATTTGCTCAATATCTCTAGTGATTTCCCGTTGAGTTTGACGAGGCAGGTGATGGAATTCCTGAAGCTGAACAATTAGGTTGACCAGAATTTCTTTATCTTCAGATCTTGCAACACGGCAATGGATACTCATAGGGAGATTGCTTTCTGCTATTGTCATCTCGAGTGCAACTTAGCCGACTTTAAGTGAGACGCTTCTCCTCTGAGTAGCTATAGACAGAGTATTCGTCAACTGGGAATGAAAGAGAAATTCGGCCAATTTTGTTGAGAAGTCTAGGGTCAATACTTGGCGTCCGGTTTTGTAGATCTTAATTCCTGAGTTCTGGAAAATCCGAATTTCTATCCGTCCCAGCACTGCTACGAGAAGTCGTATTCCAAAATTTCGGCAAGAAATTTGTGACGGGCACTTTTTCAAAGGAACGGCTCGGAGCGGACTTGGGCAGGGCAATAATCTGCGACGGTCACGCTGGTCCTGTTTAGCAATGGCGGCCCAAAGCCGCCGTTCGTTAGCGGATCTACGCGGCAAGCCCGCTTCCCCATTGCCGCCATTCGTTCAGTTTGCAGCATTTTGATATAGGGAACTTCAGTAACGCGTACTTTCGAGACATGCACTGCAAAATCGACAATGAGAAATTCAGCCACACCAAGTTATGGTGGTGAAAATATTAACAGCCCCTAGTGGACGCAATGATTGTAAATGCAGTGGTAGGACAAAGCGCTCGTTCGCGTGGCTTGCAGCTCTCTTCTTTTGCAACTGGCTAGCAGTTGAATTGTATATGCCGTGGCGCAGTGTCCATTACCGCCTTGATGTGACTTTTGAAGTGGATGGCGTTACTGTCACTGGTAGTGGTGTGCAGAAGTTCTTCATAATTCGCGACAGAGTTCCGTTGAGCCCCGGCGCGTTGAGCATGCGGACATCTTGTTAGGCTTGTCGGCAGGCACTCTGGAACATGTCAAATCCCTCGTAGCAAGCCTAATGATTACATTCGAGCTGTTAACGAAGGGGATCAAGCAACGGTTGCCGTGGTTATCAGACTATCAAGAGCCACATTTAGGATACGGGCCATATGCATCTGATCCACCTCATTATCAATTTCTAGTTCATGGCCATTACAGGAAAAAATAAAATGCAACCCAAAAGGAGATCACCATTACTGCTTCTGCTTTGTTTGGCAGCATTTCTCATTTTCCGCCAAATACTTATCTATAACGATTTCTGTACTGACCAGAGAAGATGGTTACAAGATCAAGAATTTTTCGAGGCTGCCATGCGATCTGTCTACGAACACTACCCTCCCCAAAGATTTCGCATTCCGGGATTTTTCTCGAAAAAAATTGTTAACCACGTCGAGTATCAGAGTTATGAGGATTTTGTTCAGAAAAATCTAAATTGTTGTGAGATGTCTCCAACCGGTTGGAAAGGTATATCAATTGGTATTTTTCGTAGATTGACTGGCTATTCCGTTGGCTTTGTAAAAGTCGAATTTCGGGCTGATGCAGATGGGCTTACAGCGGAAGACCGGGCTTGGATTTTGGAAAATAGAGGCCCCTCTGGATTTAAGTCAGAGCAATTCCGCAATTTGAGTTCAAAGAATTTGGCTTTCGTCCCCATGACTAACTGCGGCAAAATTTGGCGTGGTTATTAAAAACGAAATTTTTAGGCTCTGATGTTGTTGACGCCCGCCGCTGGCTCTGATGTGCGAAGGTGGGATTTTTTGTTGATCCTTTAGGAGGCGCCTACAGCATCAGAGCCTAAATTTCATGCGCCGATGTACTCTTCTGGCAAAGAGGGCTCCCTACCGTCTGGAGCACCGCGTCATCATCGAAAACACTCATCCTAGCTTGCGTTTAGCAATCGCGGCCCAATGCGGCCATTCGCGGTCCGATTGATGCTGTGTCGCAACATCCCACTAGCCGACATTCGGCGGCGAGCATACGCGCAATGCGGCTTCCCCATGGCAGCCGTTCGAACGAAGCGCTGCATTTCTTCGGCCTGACGACGGGCGGGCGGCCTTGCGACGTACAATGTAGAAAAAGTGTATCGACCTTCTAAGTTTAAGCCGGTAATTTGAATGCCTCGACAGGCGTGCGCATGGCAAGAGCCTGATGAGGGTGGCAGTCCTTAATGCAACAGGTTGTAGAAATTCATTTAACCGCTCACCTGAGGTCTTTTCTCACCTAGGAAAAGCTGAAAATTTTTTCATCGAGAGTTTTCTTGATCGCTTGTACGGACAAAAAGGTAAGACAATGGAAATTACATTTGACAGGAAGAATATCAATGCCTGCCTGCAGCAGAGATTTGAATTACCAACCTATCAACGAGAATATCGCTGGCAATCGAACCATTTGAGGGAATTGCTGAATGACATTCAGGATGAGTTTTCTTCAAACTATGATGTGTCACACGGTCGGCCGAAGGTGGCGGAGTACTCCCCTTATTTTTTAGGGACGATTATCACAACAACGGGTGCAGACGGCGCAAGAGCAATCATCGATGGTCAGCAAAGGATAACGACGATCACACTAATCCTAGCGTACATAAATCGCTACGCGAAGAACAATCAGCATCAAGCGGTTTCAAACACTGAGCAGCTTATTCGGAGGTCTGCATACGGCTTAAGCCAGTTTAATATCGATTTGGATGAAGATCGAGCCGCGTTGCTGGGGCTGCTCTTGGATCGCCATGACCTTTCTGGCGGAGACTTAGATGATGCCGTTGAAACCATTGAAGGGCTCTCCGAGGGGGCTCGCGATATGTATAAGAGGTTCTGCGAAATTGAAGATTTGATCGCCCCAGATATAAAAGGCGACGTGTTTCCGAGGTTTGTTGATTATATTATTGAACGAGTTTATCTATTCGAGATTGGCGTGCCGAGCGAGCAGGACGGGCACAGAGTATTCGTCACCATGAATGATAGAGGATTGCGTCTCTCACCTCTTGACCTCCTTAAAGGGTACCTGCTCTCTAACATTAATGACAGTAGCTCCAACAGCGAGGCCAATAAGAAGTGGTCTGAGTGCATCCGCTCTTTGCGAGATATCGGGCGCGACGAAGAAAGTGCATTCTTTAAAAATTGGCTTCGCGCTCAATATGCGGTGACAACGCGTGGAAAATCGCGCGGCGACGCACCTGCTGACTTTGAGGTGATTGGGGATGCATACCATAGATGGTTTGTCAGCAAAGCCGCAGACATCGGCCTAAGAGACTCCGACGATTTCTACAACCTTGTTAGCAAGGATATTCCGTTTTTTGTAAACCAGTATAAAAGAATAAAAACCTTTGAAGAAACCTTCTCACTAGATTTCGCGCACGTATTCTACAATGGAGCAA encodes the following:
- a CDS encoding DUF262 domain-containing protein, with protein sequence MAVLNATGCRNSFNRSPEVFSHLGKAENFFIESFLDRLYGQKGKTMEITFDRKNINACLQQRFELPTYQREYRWQSNHLRELLNDIQDEFSSNYDVSHGRPKVAEYSPYFLGTIITTTGADGARAIIDGQQRITTITLILAYINRYAKNNQHQAVSNTEQLIRRSAYGLSQFNIDLDEDRAALLGLLLDRHDLSGGDLDDAVETIEGLSEGARDMYKRFCEIEDLIAPDIKGDVFPRFVDYIIERVYLFEIGVPSEQDGHRVFVTMNDRGLRLSPLDLLKGYLLSNINDSSSNSEANKKWSECIRSLRDIGRDEESAFFKNWLRAQYAVTTRGKSRGDAPADFEVIGDAYHRWFVSKAADIGLRDSDDFYNLVSKDIPFFVNQYKRIKTFEETFSLDFAHVFYNGAKGVALQYMVILATLDPNDTSSTIDRKIKLASFYIDAILTSRVIEGKYNNYDNTKSLFFDLAKDLRGKSPAEIRQYIEPKMRNICSAISQIADVSYKTAKRQDLLHLLARLAAHLEDSLELTNKVGFPEYISRVKGPKTFDIEHIVTAKQGVKIGAADDGAPIVTDTTTNGWRDRIGSLILLPRGRNRSLQDKGFLDKLPVYATESILASSLSADFYENHPNVDAHISTTNLPMTPIVSFSESSLELREELYRTLADRIWNARNLDSICPTMPLAPDPGQSA